The following proteins come from a genomic window of Galactobacillus timonensis:
- a CDS encoding DMT family transporter — MKTRRKSELLLLLAAFIWGNGFVAQSSAMDSIGPWSFTWMRSLLAFLVLIPVAHIHAKRTGKTKLNETERKYLLLGGVATGVILGCGSILQQIGVMYTTVGKASFLTALYCVEVPLFSIFFGKRVGVRTWVSVVLAVSGLYLLCMQGSLKPAGGDVYVLLCSIVFAFHILAIDYFAPRTDAVRMSCLQFLGCSVTTFVGSLFTEPFSIGAAMDAIVPLLYAGCVSMGFGYTLQIAGQEHADPTLASILLCLESVFGALAGFVLLHQAMSLRQVAGCALMFAATVLSSLPEKSDAGK, encoded by the coding sequence ATGAAGACAAGGCGGAAAAGTGAGCTGCTGTTACTGCTGGCGGCCTTCATCTGGGGCAACGGCTTTGTGGCACAGTCGAGTGCAATGGATTCGATCGGTCCGTGGTCGTTTACCTGGATGCGTTCGCTGCTGGCCTTTCTGGTGCTGATTCCGGTGGCGCACATTCATGCAAAGCGGACAGGAAAGACAAAGCTGAATGAAACGGAGAGGAAATATCTTCTGCTTGGCGGAGTGGCGACGGGAGTGATTCTGGGCTGTGGATCGATTCTGCAGCAGATCGGGGTCATGTATACGACGGTTGGGAAGGCGAGCTTTCTGACGGCGCTGTACTGCGTTGAGGTGCCGTTATTCTCGATTTTCTTCGGAAAGAGGGTTGGCGTTCGAACATGGGTTTCGGTTGTGCTGGCGGTGAGCGGCCTGTATCTTCTTTGCATGCAGGGTTCACTGAAGCCGGCGGGCGGGGATGTGTATGTGCTTCTCTGCTCGATCGTGTTTGCGTTTCATATTCTTGCGATTGATTACTTTGCGCCAAGGACGGATGCGGTGCGGATGTCGTGTCTGCAGTTTCTGGGGTGCTCTGTGACGACGTTTGTCGGTTCGCTGTTTACGGAGCCGTTCTCGATCGGCGCTGCCATGGATGCGATCGTTCCGCTGCTGTATGCGGGCTGTGTTTCAATGGGGTTTGGCTATACGCTGCAGATCGCGGGTCAGGAACATGCGGATCCAACACTGGCCAGCATTCTGTTGTGTCTGGAATCTGTGTTCGGGGCACTGGCTGGCTTTGTGCTGCTGCATCAGGCGATGAGTCTCAGGCAGGTGGCGGGATGCGCGCTGATGTTTGCAGCGACGGTATTGTCTTCTCTGCCTGAAAAGTCGGATGCCGGGAAGTAA
- a CDS encoding helix-turn-helix transcriptional regulator: MQEAERALTIWQILHDETDEAHPMSMSTIIARLTQKGIPSQRRSVYSAITALRNHGMDIRYEHRSYYLRHDFSPAEITILADSVQDSVSLSSRETTLLTKKLKNMLSLPQQKVLSLNPPSSSKSRNDAVLKAINLLLQASAHHYPVGFIYYDIQPDGSKKYRRSSRRYNEVPYAVISSGGKFYAVLYSPLHKGFANYRIDKMERITVKEEETEPVRFDKDAWLARSFDMYAGTPDTITLRLDPSMAQIVFDTFGTSVLISEITDSYFIANIRTAITPTLTAWLLEFYDRCTVLKPDALIQQMRTIAMTIENAYNKGGGRS; the protein is encoded by the coding sequence ATGCAGGAAGCCGAACGAGCCCTCACCATCTGGCAGATCCTTCACGATGAAACTGATGAAGCTCATCCCATGTCCATGTCCACGATCATTGCCCGCCTTACGCAGAAAGGCATTCCTTCCCAGCGGCGCAGCGTCTACAGCGCCATTACCGCCTTAAGAAATCATGGCATGGACATTCGCTATGAGCACCGCAGCTATTATCTGAGACACGACTTTTCACCCGCCGAGATCACCATCCTTGCGGACAGTGTCCAGGATTCCGTCTCCCTTTCTTCCAGAGAGACGACGCTTCTGACAAAAAAGCTCAAAAACATGCTCAGTCTGCCTCAGCAGAAGGTTCTTTCCCTCAATCCGCCGTCCTCCTCCAAAAGCCGCAACGATGCCGTACTGAAAGCCATCAACCTCCTTCTTCAGGCCAGTGCGCATCATTATCCGGTCGGCTTCATTTACTACGACATCCAGCCGGACGGCTCAAAGAAGTACCGCCGCAGCAGCCGGCGCTATAACGAAGTTCCCTATGCCGTCATTTCCTCCGGGGGAAAGTTCTACGCCGTCCTTTACTCACCATTACACAAAGGCTTTGCCAACTACCGCATCGACAAGATGGAACGCATCACCGTCAAGGAAGAAGAAACGGAGCCCGTACGCTTCGACAAGGATGCATGGCTCGCCCGTTCCTTTGACATGTACGCCGGCACACCGGACACCATTACTCTGCGTCTGGATCCGTCGATGGCCCAGATCGTCTTCGACACCTTCGGGACGAGCGTCCTGATTTCGGAAATTACGGATTCGTATTTCATCGCCAACATCCGTACCGCCATCACTCCGACCCTGACTGCCTGGCTGCTGGAGTTCTATGACCGCTGCACCGTCCTGAAACCCGACGCCTTAATCCAGCAGATGCGCACCATCGCTATGACCATTGAGAATGCCTATAATAAGGGCGGAGGCAGATCATGA
- a CDS encoding cation diffusion facilitator family transporter — MGKLLVRWFIKNPDDVDNEDVRYAYGRLSSFTGIVCNLLLFALKLILGIVSGAISIISDAFNNLSDCLSCLITLFGYKLAAKPADREHPFGHGRMEYIVSFIVAVIIFVVGFELLRSSIESLLHPEAVLFSVYTVVILVVSILVKLWMAGFNRMLGRKLNNIAMIAAAEDSRNDVVTTAAVLAGMILSQFSSFPFDGAAGVLVSLFILWSGVEISREIISRLLGQPASYELTQKIREIILAHPEVIGVHDMIIHDYGPGKQFGSAHAEVDANMNFLNAHEIIDNAEREIYEKTHVSMTLHLDPVVLDDPRINRYRTEVERVLESLSPSLSMHDFRVVFGEHHNNLVFDVLIPYGCSASQEDIQKAIDAHFANRDPKIYTVITFDRAYTGMKEEGDEDKAEK, encoded by the coding sequence ATGGGAAAACTTCTGGTTCGCTGGTTCATAAAAAATCCGGATGATGTTGACAATGAAGACGTTCGTTATGCGTACGGGCGTCTTTCGTCGTTTACCGGGATCGTGTGCAATCTTCTTCTGTTTGCGCTGAAGCTGATTCTTGGCATTGTGTCTGGTGCGATCTCCATTATTTCGGATGCGTTCAACAACCTTTCCGACTGTCTGAGCTGTCTGATTACGTTATTCGGCTATAAGCTGGCGGCGAAGCCGGCGGACCGGGAACATCCCTTCGGCCATGGGCGGATGGAGTACATTGTGTCCTTCATTGTGGCGGTCATCATCTTCGTGGTCGGCTTCGAGCTTCTGCGCTCTTCGATTGAGTCGCTGCTGCATCCGGAGGCGGTGCTGTTCAGCGTGTATACGGTTGTGATTCTTGTTGTGTCCATTCTTGTAAAACTGTGGATGGCGGGCTTCAACCGGATGCTTGGTAGGAAACTGAACAACATTGCGATGATTGCGGCGGCGGAAGACAGCCGCAACGATGTGGTGACGACGGCGGCGGTACTTGCGGGCATGATTCTGTCGCAGTTTTCTTCGTTTCCCTTTGATGGGGCGGCCGGTGTCCTGGTGTCGCTGTTCATTCTGTGGTCGGGCGTTGAAATTTCGCGGGAAATCATTTCGCGTCTGCTCGGTCAGCCGGCCAGCTATGAGTTGACACAGAAGATCCGTGAAATCATTCTGGCGCATCCGGAAGTGATCGGTGTGCACGATATGATCATTCACGATTACGGTCCGGGGAAGCAGTTTGGCAGTGCGCATGCGGAAGTGGATGCGAACATGAATTTCCTGAATGCGCATGAAATCATCGACAATGCGGAGCGGGAAATTTATGAGAAGACGCATGTTTCGATGACGCTGCATCTGGATCCGGTGGTGCTTGATGATCCGCGGATCAATCGGTATCGTACGGAGGTGGAGCGGGTGCTTGAGTCACTGTCGCCATCGCTTTCGATGCATGATTTCCGGGTGGTGTTCGGCGAGCATCACAATAATCTGGTGTTTGATGTTCTGATTCCCTATGGCTGTTCCGCTTCCCAGGAGGATATCCAGAAGGCGATTGATGCGCACTTTGCCAACCGGGATCCAAAGATCTATACCGTCATCACCTTTGATCGTGCCTATACAGGAATGAAAGAGGAAGGCGATGAAGACAAGGCGGAAAAGTGA
- a CDS encoding M20 metallopeptidase family protein produces the protein MNELEELLYREVLADQKEVVALRRWFHAHPELSTKEYGTQKKIEEELRSYGLEPHETAGTGVWTVIRGEKGEGKTIVLRADIDALPVRETHHCEYESTVPGVMHACGHDAQTSALLRASKILNEHRDRFPGKIIIVFQPGEEIGYGARNIIREGVIDGADRTFAVHMASNLEAGKIALVPGPNNASADQFKITVHGHGAHIAQPHRGVDAAYIASKIVVDAQSVLRSVDPLQHVLLGIGHISAGNSYNVIAGEGIIEGTLRCFDQQVRRKILADFEKLVHNTAEQYGGSADFENRDNCAPVINDPVATREAQKTAAAVFGADHLVTSRAASMSGDNFADFIEKAPGAYAYIGTGNPKLPATMVAQHDAMYDIDEDTLRYSEGIYVCYAADYLNGLVSGED, from the coding sequence ATGAATGAACTTGAGGAACTTCTGTACAGGGAAGTGCTGGCTGATCAGAAAGAGGTAGTGGCATTGCGCCGTTGGTTCCATGCCCATCCGGAGCTTTCCACAAAAGAATACGGGACACAGAAGAAGATTGAAGAGGAGCTTCGCTCCTATGGTCTCGAGCCCCATGAAACGGCCGGAACCGGCGTATGGACTGTGATCCGGGGCGAAAAGGGCGAAGGGAAGACGATCGTGCTGCGGGCGGATATCGATGCGCTGCCGGTGAGGGAGACACACCATTGTGAATATGAAAGTACCGTTCCCGGCGTGATGCATGCATGCGGACATGATGCGCAGACTTCGGCACTTCTGCGTGCTTCGAAAATATTGAACGAACATCGCGACCGTTTCCCGGGAAAGATCATCATCGTCTTCCAGCCGGGTGAAGAGATCGGCTACGGGGCGCGCAACATCATCCGGGAAGGCGTCATCGACGGCGCTGACCGTACGTTTGCGGTCCATATGGCAAGTAATCTTGAAGCCGGTAAGATCGCGCTGGTACCGGGGCCGAACAATGCGAGCGCGGACCAGTTCAAGATCACGGTCCACGGCCACGGGGCGCATATCGCCCAGCCTCACCGCGGCGTTGATGCGGCGTATATCGCTTCGAAGATCGTCGTGGATGCGCAGAGTGTGCTGCGCAGCGTGGATCCTCTTCAGCATGTTCTGCTTGGGATCGGTCATATTTCGGCGGGCAATTCCTATAACGTGATCGCCGGGGAAGGCATCATTGAAGGGACGCTGCGCTGCTTCGATCAGCAGGTGCGCAGAAAGATTCTGGCCGACTTTGAGAAGCTGGTCCATAACACGGCTGAGCAGTACGGCGGCAGCGCGGACTTTGAGAACCGGGACAACTGTGCGCCGGTGATCAACGATCCTGTCGCAACAAGGGAGGCGCAGAAGACGGCTGCCGCCGTGTTTGGGGCGGATCATCTGGTTACGTCGCGTGCTGCTTCCATGAGCGGCGATAATTTTGCGGACTTCATAGAAAAAGCTCCGGGTGCCTATGCCTATATCGGCACGGGAAATCCGAAGCTTCCGGCAACGATGGTTGCCCAGCATGATGCGATGTATGACATTGATGAGGATACGCTGCGGTATTCCGAGGGCATCTATGTCTGCTATGCGGCCGATTATCTCAATGGGCTGGTGAGCGGCGAAGATTAA
- a CDS encoding MetQ/NlpA family ABC transporter substrate-binding protein, translated as MNKTFKALSAVLAFSTLAACGSSSASTASPSSSAAASSDTAALSSEPLQIAIPDDATNGARAIKLLESAGLIEVDPAAGYSPELKDITKYLYNIEIVPQSAETLPQSLDDLGAATINGTYAIPAGLNPERDGLIIEDQGESGDNPYVNVIVARTADKDNETYKTIVEAYQTQYVADYLLGKYQDTYYPAFDYDKDEAEANKDKVVEEVDSYESGSDGKTVVTVGVCGANNEQWKAVQKVLDDENAGIYIELQQFDSYDVPNDALNAGDIDLNSFQHKAYLQSEIDAAGYDITAIGDTLIAPLTLYSKKASTLDELKTLAGKLD; from the coding sequence ATGAACAAGACATTCAAGGCATTATCGGCAGTACTGGCATTCTCCACACTTGCGGCATGCGGATCTTCTTCCGCCTCCACAGCATCTCCATCATCTTCTGCAGCAGCGTCTTCGGATACCGCTGCCCTATCCAGCGAACCGCTGCAGATTGCGATTCCGGATGATGCGACCAACGGCGCCCGTGCCATCAAGCTTCTTGAATCCGCAGGTCTGATCGAGGTGGATCCGGCTGCCGGCTATTCTCCGGAGCTCAAGGACATCACCAAGTATCTCTATAACATTGAAATCGTTCCGCAGTCGGCCGAGACGCTGCCGCAGTCGCTGGATGATCTTGGCGCTGCGACGATCAACGGTACCTATGCGATTCCGGCAGGACTGAATCCGGAACGTGATGGTCTTATCATTGAGGACCAGGGTGAAAGCGGCGACAACCCCTATGTCAACGTCATCGTTGCCCGTACTGCTGACAAGGATAACGAAACCTACAAGACGATCGTTGAAGCGTATCAGACACAGTATGTTGCGGATTATCTGCTTGGCAAATATCAGGATACCTATTATCCGGCATTTGACTATGACAAAGATGAGGCAGAAGCCAACAAGGACAAGGTTGTTGAAGAAGTCGATTCCTATGAGTCCGGCTCCGATGGCAAGACGGTTGTGACAGTCGGCGTCTGCGGCGCGAACAACGAGCAGTGGAAGGCGGTTCAGAAGGTTCTCGATGATGAGAATGCGGGCATCTACATTGAGCTGCAGCAGTTTGATTCCTACGATGTTCCCAACGATGCGCTGAATGCAGGTGACATTGATCTCAACTCCTTCCAGCACAAGGCTTATCTGCAGAGTGAAATCGATGCGGCAGGCTATGATATCACGGCAATCGGTGATACGCTGATTGCGCCGCTGACACTGTATTCCAAGAAGGCTTCGACGCTGGATGAACTGAAGACTCTGGCTGGAAAGCTTGACTGA
- a CDS encoding NAD-dependent protein deacylase: protein MTQNLADKIASLQTIIDQAKHIVFFTGAGVSTDSGIPDFRSTNGLYNQTYKYPPEEIISHSFFEENPEEFFRFYKDRMLYLDAQPNEVHRFIAECEKKEKSLGVVTQNIDGLHQKAGSKHVYELHGSVLRNYCMDCSTFYSAEYIKNSEGIPRCQKCGGIIKPDVVLYEEGLSQAVVEGAVAAIQSADVMIVLGTSLVVYPAAGLIRYFSGRHLVLINRDATPYDSDADLLIQAPFADVFPHLHV from the coding sequence ATGACACAGAATCTCGCTGATAAAATCGCTTCACTTCAGACCATCATCGATCAGGCAAAGCACATCGTCTTCTTCACCGGAGCCGGTGTTTCCACCGACAGCGGCATCCCTGATTTCCGCTCCACCAACGGCCTTTACAACCAGACCTACAAATATCCGCCGGAAGAGATCATCTCCCACAGCTTCTTCGAAGAAAATCCCGAAGAGTTCTTCCGCTTCTACAAAGACCGGATGCTCTATCTCGATGCACAGCCCAACGAAGTTCACCGCTTCATTGCAGAATGCGAAAAGAAGGAGAAATCTCTCGGTGTCGTCACCCAGAACATCGACGGCCTGCATCAGAAGGCCGGATCGAAGCACGTCTATGAGCTGCACGGTTCCGTGCTGCGCAACTACTGCATGGACTGCAGCACCTTCTACAGTGCTGAATACATAAAAAACAGCGAGGGAATTCCCCGCTGTCAGAAGTGCGGCGGCATCATCAAGCCAGATGTCGTCCTTTATGAAGAAGGCCTCTCGCAGGCCGTGGTGGAAGGGGCTGTTGCGGCCATCCAGTCTGCCGACGTCATGATCGTTCTCGGCACGTCGCTGGTTGTCTATCCGGCCGCCGGTCTGATCCGCTACTTCTCCGGCAGACATCTGGTGCTGATCAACCGCGACGCAACTCCGTATGACTCGGATGCGGATCTTTTGATACAGGCACCGTTTGCGGACGTCTTCCCGCATCTCCACGTTTAG
- a CDS encoding glycogen/starch/alpha-glucan phosphorylase — MTLEQELVSLLGKPIADAKRRELYAALLKLVKQKSAERPVTSGNKKLYYISAEFLTGKQLGKNLINLNLYDEVDQLFKKYGKSLSSVEDVEEEPSLGNGGLGRLAACYLDSAATLDLPADGMGLRYHFGLFKQEFRDHKQYEVPDRWLSSPSVLTKTNVSYTVEFGKLSVKSRMYDMDVLGYKTGHNMLHLFDIDSVDESLVKEGIDFDKTAIAKNLTLFLYPDDSDEDGRKLRIYQQYFMVSNAAQYILDEEKKAGHNLMDLADHVAIQINDTHPSMVIPELIRLLIKEGIPFYKAEEIVTNVCAYTNHTILAEALEKWPYAYLQEVVPQLMPIIGGMDFGVECAYNNNPDLRIIDAGNTVHMAHIDMHYGHSINGVAALHTDILKKQELRPFYNIYPEKFNNKTNGITFRRFIMHANPDLSHKIDSLLGASWKSNATDLERLMQYYNDENVLNAFAEIKHNNKERAAQFILDKEGVEVDPDSVFDVQVKRFHEYKRQQMNALWVIYEYFRIKSGVTFPHPVTVIFGGKAAPAYYQAQAVIHLILCLQELINNDPQVSKYLKVVMLKNYNVAKAEKIIPAADISEQISLASKEASGTSNMKFMLNGAITLGTMDGANVEIKNLVGDGNIYIFGRSSDEVINLYNTNGYHAEDYYKYHESIRRCIDFITSPEMLAIGDAKLLGDLKDNLIHKDWFMTLLDLESYCNVKETMIYDYSDQERWKRMSLVNTAKAGFFSSDRSIAEYNRDIWHLK; from the coding sequence ATGACCCTCGAACAAGAGCTGGTTTCACTGCTTGGCAAGCCGATTGCGGATGCCAAGCGCCGGGAACTTTACGCTGCCCTGCTCAAGCTTGTGAAGCAGAAGAGTGCAGAACGCCCCGTGACCTCCGGCAACAAGAAGCTGTACTACATCAGTGCAGAATTTCTGACCGGCAAACAGCTTGGCAAGAATCTCATCAATCTCAACCTCTATGACGAAGTTGATCAGCTGTTCAAGAAATATGGAAAGTCTCTTTCCAGTGTCGAAGATGTCGAAGAAGAGCCTTCGCTCGGCAATGGCGGCCTCGGCCGTCTTGCGGCCTGCTACCTCGACTCTGCCGCAACGCTGGATCTTCCGGCAGACGGCATGGGCCTGCGTTACCATTTCGGCCTCTTCAAGCAGGAATTCCGCGACCATAAGCAGTATGAAGTTCCGGACCGCTGGCTCTCGTCCCCGTCCGTTCTGACCAAGACCAATGTCAGCTACACCGTCGAATTCGGCAAGCTGAGTGTCAAGAGCCGCATGTATGACATGGATGTGCTCGGCTACAAGACCGGCCACAACATGCTCCATCTGTTTGATATCGATTCCGTCGACGAATCTCTCGTCAAGGAAGGCATCGACTTTGACAAGACGGCGATCGCCAAGAACCTGACCCTCTTCCTGTATCCGGATGATTCCGACGAAGACGGCCGCAAGCTGCGTATCTATCAACAGTACTTCATGGTATCGAACGCTGCCCAGTACATTCTCGACGAAGAAAAGAAGGCGGGACACAATCTGATGGATCTTGCCGACCATGTTGCGATCCAGATCAACGATACCCATCCTTCGATGGTCATTCCCGAACTGATCCGTCTTCTGATCAAGGAAGGCATTCCGTTCTACAAGGCCGAAGAAATCGTCACCAACGTCTGTGCCTATACGAACCACACAATCCTCGCCGAGGCTCTTGAAAAGTGGCCGTATGCCTATCTGCAGGAAGTCGTTCCACAGCTGATGCCGATTATCGGCGGCATGGACTTCGGCGTCGAATGCGCCTATAACAACAATCCGGATCTGCGCATCATCGATGCCGGCAACACCGTCCACATGGCACACATCGACATGCATTACGGACATTCGATCAACGGCGTCGCCGCACTGCATACCGATATCCTTAAGAAACAGGAACTCCGCCCCTTCTATAACATCTATCCGGAGAAGTTCAACAACAAGACCAACGGCATCACGTTCCGCCGCTTCATCATGCATGCAAATCCGGATCTGTCCCACAAGATTGATTCACTGCTGGGCGCAAGCTGGAAGAGCAATGCAACGGATCTCGAACGTCTGATGCAGTATTACAACGACGAGAACGTTCTCAACGCCTTCGCCGAAATCAAGCATAACAACAAGGAGCGCGCAGCCCAGTTTATTCTCGACAAGGAAGGCGTCGAAGTCGATCCTGACTCTGTCTTCGATGTTCAGGTCAAGCGTTTCCACGAATACAAGCGTCAGCAGATGAATGCCCTCTGGGTCATCTATGAATACTTCCGGATCAAGAGCGGCGTCACCTTCCCGCATCCGGTCACCGTCATCTTCGGCGGCAAGGCTGCACCTGCCTACTATCAGGCACAGGCAGTCATCCATCTGATTCTCTGCCTTCAGGAGCTGATCAACAACGATCCGCAGGTATCGAAGTATCTCAAGGTCGTCATGCTCAAGAACTACAATGTCGCCAAGGCTGAGAAGATCATCCCGGCTGCCGACATCTCGGAGCAGATTTCGCTCGCCTCCAAGGAAGCCAGCGGCACCAGCAACATGAAGTTCATGCTCAACGGCGCAATCACCCTTGGCACAATGGATGGCGCCAACGTCGAGATCAAGAACCTCGTCGGCGATGGCAACATCTATATCTTCGGCCGCTCCAGTGACGAGGTCATCAACCTCTACAACACAAACGGCTATCACGCCGAGGATTACTACAAGTATCACGAATCGATCCGCCGCTGCATCGACTTCATCACCAGCCCCGAAATGCTCGCCATCGGCGATGCGAAGCTGCTGGGCGATCTGAAGGACAACCTGATCCATAAGGACTGGTTCATGACACTGCTCGATCTTGAGTCCTACTGCAACGTCAAGGAAACCATGATCTATGACTACTCCGATCAGGAGCGCTGGAAGCGCATGAGCCTCGTCAACACGGCAAAGGCAGGCTTCTTCTCCTCCGACCGCAGTATCGCCGAGTATAACCGCGACATCTGGCATCTCAAGTAA
- the htpG gene encoding molecular chaperone HtpG encodes MAKKQFKAESKRLLNLMVNSIYTNKEIFLRELISNASDALDKRWYLSLTDDSKRINKDDLWIRIERNKDARQLVIEDSGIGMDKDELEKNLGTIAKSGSADFKEQLDKSTDSNVDIIGQFGVGFYSAFMVAKKVTVESRSVNSDTAYRWESEGDDGYTITECVKAEPGTRITLDLKDDTDDVKYSDYLEEYKIRELVKKYSDYVRYPIKMMVTKSVPDPTDDKKTIETQEEETLNSMIPLWKKNRKDIKPEEYNEFYKAKFNDWQDPQKVLHFNVEGNISYTAMLFLPSKAPFDFYNADYQPGLQLYSKGVFIMDKAKDLIPECYRFMTGIVDSEDLSLNISREILQQDSQVKALAKSLDKKITSFLSDMLKDEREDYEKFFDNFGLNLKYSIYKSFGADKEKLQDLLLYRSSKEDKYVTLKEYEDRMPADQKSIYYVCGSSIEDIKKLPVMAAVQDKGYEVLYFTDTIDEFVIRMMQNYDGKDFKSITDADADFQSEEEKKETEKKADENKDLLTAMKDALNNQVKEVRISSRLKDDPVCLSSDEGMSIEMEKVLSQNPANKGMRAEKILEINPNHPIFAKLQNVYKENPKALKNYAEVLYDQARLIEGLPIEDPAAYAKKIVNMMVNASEPTESESENK; translated from the coding sequence ATGGCAAAGAAACAATTTAAAGCAGAATCCAAACGACTGCTCAATCTGATGGTCAACTCCATCTACACAAATAAGGAAATCTTCCTGCGCGAACTCATTTCCAATGCGTCCGACGCCCTCGACAAGCGCTGGTATCTCTCCCTGACCGACGATTCCAAACGCATCAACAAAGACGATCTCTGGATCAGAATTGAACGCAATAAGGACGCGCGCCAGCTCGTCATTGAAGACAGCGGCATCGGCATGGACAAGGACGAACTCGAAAAGAACCTCGGCACTATTGCCAAGAGCGGCTCCGCCGACTTCAAGGAACAGCTCGACAAGTCCACCGACTCCAATGTCGACATCATCGGCCAGTTTGGTGTCGGCTTCTACAGCGCCTTCATGGTCGCAAAGAAGGTTACGGTCGAATCCCGTTCCGTCAACAGCGACACCGCCTACCGCTGGGAGTCGGAAGGTGACGACGGCTACACTATCACCGAATGCGTCAAAGCCGAACCCGGAACCCGCATCACCCTCGATCTCAAGGATGATACCGACGATGTAAAGTACTCTGATTATCTTGAAGAATACAAGATCCGCGAACTCGTCAAGAAGTACAGCGACTATGTCCGCTATCCGATCAAGATGATGGTCACCAAGTCCGTCCCGGATCCGACCGACGACAAGAAGACCATTGAAACCCAGGAAGAGGAAACACTCAACTCCATGATTCCTCTTTGGAAGAAAAACAGGAAGGACATCAAGCCCGAAGAGTACAACGAATTCTACAAGGCAAAGTTCAACGACTGGCAGGATCCGCAGAAGGTGCTCCACTTCAACGTCGAAGGAAACATCTCCTATACAGCGATGCTGTTTCTGCCGTCGAAGGCTCCGTTTGACTTCTACAACGCCGACTACCAGCCGGGTCTGCAGCTGTATTCCAAGGGCGTCTTCATCATGGACAAGGCAAAAGATCTGATCCCCGAATGCTACCGCTTCATGACCGGCATCGTCGACTCTGAAGATCTGAGCCTCAATATTTCCCGTGAAATACTCCAGCAGGACAGCCAGGTCAAGGCTCTTGCCAAATCCCTCGACAAGAAGATTACGTCCTTCCTCAGCGACATGCTCAAGGATGAACGCGAAGACTACGAAAAGTTCTTCGACAACTTCGGCCTCAATCTGAAGTACAGCATCTACAAGTCCTTCGGCGCCGACAAGGAAAAGCTCCAGGACCTCCTGCTGTACCGTTCCAGCAAGGAAGACAAGTATGTCACCCTCAAGGAATATGAAGACCGCATGCCGGCAGATCAGAAGAGTATCTATTACGTCTGCGGCTCCTCGATCGAAGATATCAAGAAGCTTCCGGTCATGGCCGCCGTTCAGGACAAGGGCTATGAAGTTCTCTACTTCACCGATACCATCGACGAATTCGTCATCAGGATGATGCAGAACTACGACGGCAAAGACTTCAAGTCCATCACCGACGCCGATGCCGACTTCCAGTCCGAAGAGGAAAAGAAGGAAACCGAAAAGAAGGCCGACGAAAACAAGGATCTTCTCACAGCCATGAAGGATGCGCTGAACAATCAGGTCAAGGAAGTGCGCATCTCCTCACGTCTCAAGGATGATCCGGTCTGCCTCAGCTCCGATGAAGGCATGTCCATCGAAATGGAGAAGGTACTGTCACAGAACCCTGCCAACAAGGGAATGCGCGCAGAAAAGATTCTCGAGATCAACCCGAACCATCCGATCTTCGCAAAGCTGCAGAACGTATACAAGGAAAACCCGAAGGCACTGAAGAATTACGCCGAAGTGCTTTATGATCAGGCACGTCTCATTGAAGGTCTGCCGATCGAAGATCCGGCCGCTTACGCCAAGAAGATCGTCAATATGATGGTCAATGCCAGCGAACCCACCGAATCGGAATCGGAAAACAAGTAA